One Nitrospina watsonii DNA segment encodes these proteins:
- the dnaA gene encoding chromosomal replication initiator protein DnaA, whose protein sequence is MDVLWKNCLDLIEQKILPENFNTWFTPVYPCAKNENTLTLVVPNRFFERCLRENYLELIHETLEHIADKKLEVCFQVNGNASKAETHSNGNGAHPGNGSTAKGNGHVEPVAEPAAPRVEVGDPANRESFLNPKYAFNSFVIGPNNQFAHAACQAVAQNPAHNYNPLFLYGAVGLGKTHLLHAIGNQITAHNPNLRVRYISAERFTVDLIESIKRDKMAQFRERYRPLDVLLVDDIQFIAGKERTQEEFFYTFNSLYEYHKQIVVSSDRYPKDMKNIEERLRSRFESGLIADIMPPDLETKMAILYKKADLHEKNISQDVAMFLANNIKSNIRELEGVLLRVIAYASFTRRNIDMTLAKEVLKDFTVDKNKNFSIANIQKTVAQYFHIKVSDLKSKKRSRDISIPRQIAMYICREYTQASLPEIGKHFGGKDHTTVIFSHRKISGIVKENSELNGSIQQVLNILES, encoded by the coding sequence ATGGACGTTCTATGGAAGAATTGTCTCGACTTGATCGAACAAAAAATTCTTCCTGAAAATTTCAACACGTGGTTTACCCCGGTTTACCCCTGTGCCAAAAATGAAAACACACTCACCCTGGTCGTTCCCAACCGTTTCTTCGAACGGTGCCTGCGCGAAAACTATCTTGAGTTGATTCACGAAACGTTGGAACACATTGCGGATAAAAAACTGGAAGTGTGTTTTCAGGTGAATGGCAACGCGTCCAAAGCAGAAACCCACAGCAACGGAAACGGCGCCCATCCGGGCAACGGCAGCACGGCGAAGGGCAACGGCCATGTCGAACCGGTGGCGGAACCGGCCGCGCCCCGGGTGGAAGTGGGAGACCCCGCCAACCGGGAAAGTTTCCTGAACCCGAAGTACGCCTTCAACAGCTTTGTCATCGGGCCCAACAACCAGTTCGCGCACGCCGCCTGCCAGGCCGTGGCGCAGAATCCCGCGCACAATTACAATCCCCTGTTTCTGTATGGCGCGGTGGGGCTCGGCAAAACGCATTTGCTGCACGCCATCGGCAACCAGATCACCGCTCACAACCCGAACCTGCGCGTGCGTTATATTTCCGCGGAACGTTTCACCGTCGATCTGATCGAATCCATCAAGCGCGACAAGATGGCGCAGTTTCGCGAACGCTACCGTCCGCTCGATGTGTTGCTGGTGGACGACATCCAGTTCATTGCCGGCAAGGAACGCACGCAGGAAGAATTTTTCTACACCTTCAATTCACTTTACGAATACCACAAGCAGATCGTCGTTTCGAGCGACCGTTACCCGAAGGACATGAAGAACATTGAGGAGCGATTGCGCTCCCGCTTCGAAAGCGGGCTGATCGCCGACATCATGCCGCCGGATCTCGAAACCAAGATGGCCATCCTCTATAAGAAAGCCGACCTGCACGAGAAAAACATCTCGCAGGACGTCGCCATGTTCCTGGCCAACAACATCAAGTCCAACATCCGCGAGTTGGAAGGCGTTCTGTTGCGTGTCATCGCCTACGCCTCCTTCACGCGGCGCAACATCGACATGACCCTGGCCAAGGAAGTGCTGAAAGACTTCACCGTCGATAAGAACAAAAACTTTTCCATCGCCAACATTCAAAAAACCGTGGCGCAGTATTTCCACATCAAGGTCTCCGATCTCAAGTCCAAGAAGCGGTCCCGGGACATCTCCATCCCCCGCCAGATCGCCATGTACATCTGCCGCGAATACACCCAGGCGTCGCTGCCTGAGATCGGCAAACACTTCGGTGGAAAAGACCACACCACGGTCATCTTCTCCCATCGCAAGATTTCCGGAATCGTCAAGGAAAACAGCGAATTGAACGGCTCCATCCAGCAGGTTCTGAACATCCTCGAAAGTTGA